The DNA window aaaacacttgAATGCACTCAaactcactcaaaacactcaggACACCCTAATGCACTCAGAACTCAttcaaaatgcactcaaaacactcaaaatatcaTAACACACTCAAGATGcactcaaaatacaccaaacacaccaaaacaccccaaaacacaccaaaacacaccaaaacacaccccaaacacatccaaacaccccaaaacacaccataacacaccaaaacacaccataacaccccaaaacacaccaaaacacaccataacacaccccaaacacatcaaaacacccttaaacactcaaaaacacactaaaacactccaaaacacccaaaacacacaaacacaccaaaacacactaaaacacaccaaacacatcaaacacaccaaacacaccctaaacacatcaaaacaccctaaacaccccaaacacaccataaacacacttaaacacccaaaacacactaaaacacaccataacacaccaaaatacaccaaacacacacacaccaaacacaccaaaacacccaaaacacactaaacaccccaaaacacaccaaacacaccccaaacacaccaaaacaccccaaacacaccaaacaccctcaaacaccccaaacacaccaaacacaccataacacaccctcaaacaccccaaaacttaccaaaacaccctaaacacaccaaaacacaccaaaacacaccaaaacacactcaaaacaccctaaaaacactcaaaacacacctaaaaacaccaaaaccccccctcaaaatacacccaaaacacacctacaccCTCCTAACACCCCTACACCCTCatacacaccccaaaacatccctaaTCACCCCATATTCACCCCAAACAGATCGAGATAGACCAAGCTCTCCTTCTCAGCTCAAGTCCAGATATTGCTACTGACATTATATTAGGAAAACGTGACCCAGCTTCCGTTTTGCCCCGCCCTGTCACTGCCAGCCCCGCCCCAGCCCCGCCCTCAGACCCACAAGACCCGCAGGAGCCCCAGTCAACCTCTGTGAGCCTCAGTTTCCCGTCAGTTAGCGATGGGGCTGAGGAATTACTGGAGTCGGAAGAAGGAGCTGGCAGTTTACCGAGCGAAGTTGAAAGTTCGGATAATGTTGATGATACTCCGCGTTCTAAGGGGCGTACCGGGGCAGGGCAGCGTGGGTACCGGGGCGGGGTGTTCGAGGCCCCACAGCGCGATTCTGGAcgcagcagcagccacagcgACTACCTGGATGACTATTTAGAACAGCTGACCAGACGCTGTTCATCAGGGCTGTTAGGCTTAGAGGCCACAGCTGCGttacgccccgccccgccacagcAGATGCACAGCAGCCTCCCTAACCCTGTCCCGGCCCCGCTTCCTGCCCCATCCGCCCCGCCTGAGCCCCGCCACGGCCAGGAGGAGCACCGTTCGGCCTCTGTCGCGtcggaaaggagggagaagcggGGCGGGACAGGGCGTGCTCGGAGGTGGTCAGCGGGGCAGCCTCTTGACCCGTCCCGGAGTGTTGGCAGCAAGTAAGTgtccgtctgtatgtctgtctgtctgtctgtatgtatgtctgtctgtctgtatgtctgtcatttttatttatttgtatttttattttgatttttaggGTTCCTGGTCACCCTGCCGGCCCTGATGACCCTGCCGACCTCACCCCTGCCTCCCCTGCACCTTctaccccccctcctccttcacccccctcctcctcctcctcctcctcctccttcccttcacatcaagagtaagtttgtttgtttgtttgtttgtttcaatattttctgTCGTTTCTTGGTTtcaatttacgttttttttttttttctctttgtttgtttttgcgtTTGTTTGTTCGTCCGTTTGTTTTCTCGTTATAAGACAATGCAAACACACTTCACAAAACGTTAACTTGCAAACGGACTCACAATTctcttaaaaacaccacaaaacacacccaaacacatccaaaacacacccaaaacacaaccaaacatccaaacacacccaaacacacccaaatacacccaaaacatactcaaacacacccagaatacacccaaacacacccaaaacacaaccaaacacacccaaaacatgcccaaacacacccagaatacacccaaacacagccaaaacactcttaaacaccccaaaacatccccaaacacacccaaacatacccaaaatgcaccaaaacacacccatatacacccaaacacaccctaaacactcttaaacaccccaaaagatcccaaaacacaccaaaacactcttaaacaccccaaaacatccccaaaacacatccaaacaccccaaaacatcccaaaacacacccaaaacacagcaaaacaccactaaacacactcagaacaccCCAAAAGTCCTCAAAACACTCTAAAGCACACCacaacatcccaaaacacacaaaaacacacccaaatcacatccaaaacaccccaaaacactctgaaataccccaaaacatcacaaaacactctgaaataccctaaaacatcccaaaacacctcaaaaacacaccaaatcatccaaaacacaggaaaacaccccataaacacctcaaaacatctcaaaaacacactgaaaacatcacTTAACATTATTACACACCTAAACACCACACatctcaaaacacatcaaacacacctaaacatctcaaacacaccaaaacacccaaaacacaaaaacacaccataaacatctcaaacacaccaaaacacaccaaaacaccccaaaacacaccataaacatctcaaacacacaaaacaccccaaaacacaaaacaccccaaacgcacccaaaacacaccaaaacatctcaaaacacaccaaaaacatctcaaaacacatcaaaacaccccaaacgcaccaaaacaaaacacaccaaacacacacccaaacatcacAAAACTCTCCAAAACCTTcttaaatacaccaaaacatcccaaaacccACCCACCACAAAACTCTCCAAAACCTCcttaaatacaccaaaacattaacacatcaaaacacaccaaaacacaacaaaacacattgaaacacaccaaaacacaccaaaaacaccccaaaacacaccaaaaacccaccaaaacacacctaaattaACCAAAAcaccccttaaaaacaccacttACTAACAGCCCTGTTCCGCCCCGTCCCGGCAGGTACCTGGACAGCTACCTGGGGCACCTGACTGATGATGCCTGGCTGCAGTTTCCGAGTCGCCTGTCAAGTCGTCGGTTGATCTACCTAAGCTCCAGCGACTACTTTGCATCAGTTCGGAAGTTGTctacctccccttcttcctcctccgctagCTGCCCCTCCACCAGCCACAATGGCACGGGGTCGGGGCAGGATGGGGCACAGAGCACTGACGCACCCTCCCACACCCCGGTTTTGCCCCGTGATGCCCCGGTTGAGCCCCAAAGTGCCCCAGTAACTCCATCAGATAAAGCAAAAATTAGCAGTGATGAGGGGATTGAATTGATGAGCAGTCCTGTCACGCCACGAAGCCCCACAGGGAAGTCAGAGGTGCCCCAGTCCCCGCCAGTGCCCCAGGATGAGCCAGAGGGTGTACCGGTGCCCCAGTTCATCGTCGGGGGTCCTGTGGGGCGGGGTACAGCCGGGGCGGATGAAGGTGCTGAAAGCTCCTCGGAAGACAGCAGTGAAACAGAACCAAGTACTATTGTTTATAATGATGATTTTATCGGGGAGGTGCGCCCCGCTGCCCCGGCCCAGACTGCACCCCCAGACGCCCCAAGAGTCCTCGAGGAGCCCCCACACACCTCCCACGCAAGGAACTAACACCAAGAACATCACCACGGAAGgatttcatcacacacacatcgcCGGAGAAACATCCAGGTTTTGCCACAGCCACACAGTCACCACAGCACCGCAGCCCACAGAGGGACACACAAGGCACCCGCGCATCCCCTCGTAAGGACACAGCGCCCCCACGCACCCCTACAAAGGACACACAAGCTCCTGAAACTGGTGCACACTCTCGAAAAATTTCCAGCCCTCACGACACACTTACTAAACAGTCCCCTAGACGGATTCAGGGCAGCCCCAGACATGACCCAGGGATTATGCAGACCCGGGGAGGGCTACCGGATTCCCATAGCAGCCCTCGACACCGCCAGGACGacgaaaggcaaagaaaagatGAGTTTTGTAAGATGCAAATGTCATCGCAGGAAAGTGACACagatgaggacgaggagtgTTTAGTGGTGCAAGTTTATGGGGAACGCAGCCCTCCCGCCTTCCGAGCCTAGCCAGGTGGTGAAAATAGTCCCTCAGAGACGTGaccaccccaccacctccaccgcatCCACCGCAGTCACCACACAGCCAGGCAAACCAGTTGATCACGTGCTGTCGCTGTTAAAGGCcaagcaagaacaagaagtagaagCTCTCAGAAGACGACAACAGCAAGAGGTGCAGCAGTGTCTCCAGCAGCTGCATGGCGTTACCACAGACCAATTGGCAACCCTGCTAGCCCCGCCAACACCCTTAGAAGCCCCACAGAAGGTCAAAGTTGGAGGTCAAGTAATGGTGGTAGCAAACGCAACTTTTTCCCTGGAGCAGTCGAGCGCCACACCGCCAAACATCCTTCCACTCTTTATAAATCGCGATTCCAatgacaccaacaacaacaccgttACTAACTGTGGGGGTAACAACAACTATAAGCCCCCTGCTACAGCCACACCAAGCCCTCCCCCTGCCAGCCTCCCCCCTGCCATGGAATACTATCGACTTTGCACACCGGAAGATGAATATGACAAATTTGAGGCAGAGCTGTCGCAGGACCCAAATGTGACCCTACAGCCGGGTCTATTTAGAGTTTTAGGGGCTGGTGAGGCCTATACAACATCTAAGCCTACTACAATCACCAGCCTGCTTGCCACACACCCTGAGGTCTTTGCGGAAGGGGGCCAGAGGGTGCAGGGTGGCCAGAGACGGCAAGGAATGGCAGGGGAGGCAGGATTGGACATGGTGCCACAGAGGGAGTTTGAGATTGGAATGTCCAGGAAGATGCCAGTTCATCccttggtgagtgtgtgtgtgtgtgtgtgtgtgtgtgtgtgtgtgtgtgtgtgtgtgtgtgtgtgtttctctgtttctctgtttctctctcttttctgtgtgtgtgtgtgtgtgtgtgtgtttttttttctttgttttattctctctctctctctctctctctctctctctctctctctctctctctctctctctctctctaaaacacccaaaacacatcaaaacaccccaaaacacaccaaaaacacacaaaaacaaaacacaccaaaacacaccaaaacacaccaaaacacaaaacacctcaaacacaccaaaacaccctaaaacactcaaaacaccaaaacacccaaacaccaaaacacaccaaaacacctcaaaacacccaaaacaccccaaaacacccaaaacaccccaaacaaaacactcaaaacacaccaaaacaccccaaatcaccaaaacacaccaaaacacccaaaacacaccaaaacacaccaaaacaccaaaacacacaaaacacaaaacacatcaaaacaccaaaacaccaaaacacaaaaaacacaaaacacacaaaacacacaaaacacacaaaacacaccaaaacacctcaaaacacaccaaaacacctcaaaacacaccaaaacacaccaaaaacacctcaaaacaccccaaaacacaccaaaacctcatctaacctaacttaacctctcagtctatcctctcctctctctctctctctcaggctagCCACCCAGTGTTCCTCAAGGGCCTGGTGCGTTTACAAGCCAGTGTCCGTCGCTGGCTGACCGCTAGACTGCTAAGGACAAGGCTGGTGCAGGAACAAGTAGCGACGTTAGCAGAGATAGCTAAACTCGCTAGACAGTTCCACCGCGACATTGTGGCAGATAATTTACACCGTGGAGATGTGGAGCTACATAAAGCGCTATACAAACaggtgggtgtgtttgggtgttttggggtgtttgtgtgttttggggtgttctagggtgttttggtgtgtttttggggtgttttggtgtgttttgggtgtgttttggatgtttttgtgtgttttgtttttgtgtgttttgggtgttttgtgtgttttgtggttttggtgtttttggtgttttggtgtttttgtgttttttgggtgttttgtgttttgtgttttggtgttttggggtgttttggtgttttagtgtgttttggtgttttggggtgttttgggtgtttggtgttttggtgttttaggtgttttgggtgttttgggtgttttggtgttttggtgtgttttttagggtgttttgggtgttttgtgttttaagggtgttttgggtgttttggtgtttttgggtgttttagggtgttttggtgttttgggtgttttaggtgttttggggtgttttggtgtgttttggggtgttttggtgttttaggtgttttggtgttttgggatgttttgggtgtttgggtgtgttttgggtgtgttttggtgtgtttgggtgtgttggtgtgttttggggtgttttggtgtgtttagggtattttgggagttttgaggtgttttttgggtgtgttggtgtgttttaggggtgttttaggttaatttggtgtgtttagggtgttttgggtgttttggtgtgtttgaggttttttaagggtgttttggtgtttttgggtgttttagtgtttggtggtgtttagggtgtttgggtgtgatttcagatgtttagggtgttttagtgtgtttttggggtgtttaagtgttttggtggttttggtatgttttggtttgttttaggGTGCTTTGGtctgttttggggtgttttagggtattttgatgtgtttaggtagattttggtgttttttggagtattttttaagtgttttggggtgttttggggttttaacattttgggtgttttgggtatttGTGGATGATTTAGGGTGTATAAGTGTGTTAAGCAattgttttaagggtattttgaaGATTTAagcttttgggtgttttggggtgttttagtgtgtttttagtgtgtttggggtgtttttattAAGATTTAAgcatttttggggtgttttagtgtgtttggggtgttttattaagatttttagcatttttgggtgttttttgggatgttttagtgtgtttggggttGTCATTGAAGTGTatcaaacaggtgtgtgtgtgtttctgcggTGTTGTTTGAGTGTTTCattgtgtttggtgttgtttggggtgttttattgaagttctagtgtgtgtgtgtgtgtgtgtgtgtgtgtgtgtgtgtgtgtgtgtgtaatgtaccTCAACCTAATCttaatcaaattctctctctctctctctctctctctctctctctctctctctctctctctctctctctctctacaggaggGGCTAGCAAGAGAGCGAATCTGGCGTATCTTCATAGGCCTATCGGTGCAAGAGAAGATGTCTCTCCTTAGACACGATAGGAAATTAACCTTGGCAGGGGTGGAGCAGAGGCCCACCCCTGCCCCTGTCACTGCCCCAACCCCTGCCACAGCCCCTGccgcactccaccaccacccgcaccaccaccacgctaatAGGTAAGGTGatattggggtgttttaagtatgttttggggtgttttggggattttggggtgttttgggtgttttaagtatgttttagggtgttttagggtgttttaattatgttttggggtgttttagggggttttagggtgtttttagggtgttttgaatgtttttccataaaattaacatgattttaaagttttttttttaacaatatatcaagaaattaactctctctctctctctctctctctctctctctctctctctgcagaagcGTGAGTGGCAAGAGGCCCTCCCCAGCCCCCCCTCCCGCCCCCCACAAGAAACAAGGGGGGCTAGAATTATAAccccaataaacacacacacacacgcaaacgcacatgcaaacgcacacgcacatgcacacgcacacgcacacgcacacgcacacgctcacGCACACAGctccccttcacacacacacagccaatacgcacacacacacatgcagt is part of the Portunus trituberculatus isolate SZX2019 chromosome 2, ASM1759143v1, whole genome shotgun sequence genome and encodes:
- the LOC123502291 gene encoding zinc finger CCCH domain-containing protein 18-like isoform X2, coding for MLGVEGGGGGGGGGGGSTQRSASCDSWMDMSSLIEIDQALLLSSSPDIATDIILGKRDPASVLPRPVTASPAPAPPSDPQDPQEPQSTSVSLSFPSVSDGAEELLESEEGAGSLPSEVESSDNVDDTPRSKGRTGAGQRGYRGGVFEAPQRDSGRSSSHSDYLDDYLEQLTRRCSSGLLGLEATAALRPAPPQQMHSSLPNPVPAPLPAPSAPPEPRHGQEEHRSASVASERREKRGGTGRARRWSAGQPLDPSRSVGSKYLDSYLGHLTDDAWLQFPSRLSSRRLIYLSSSDYFASVRKLSTSPSSSSASCPSTSHNGTGSGQDGAQSTDAPSHTPVLPRDAPVEPQSAPVTPSDKAKISSDEGIELMSSPVTPRSPTGKSEVPQSPPVPQDEPEGVPVPQFIVGGPVGRGTAGADEGAESSSEDSSETEPSTIVYNDDFIGEVRPAAPAQTAPPDAPRVLEEPPHTSHARN
- the LOC123502291 gene encoding uncharacterized protein LOC123502291 isoform X3 — its product is MGNAALPPSEPSQVVKIVPQRRDHPTTSTASTAVTTQPGKPVDHVLSLLKAKQEQEVEALRRRQQQEVQQCLQQLHGVTTDQLATLLAPPTPLEAPQKVKVGGQVMVVANATFSLEQSSATPPNILPLFINRDSNDTNNNTVTNCGGNNNYKPPATATPSPPPASLPPAMEYYRLCTPEDEYDKFEAELSQDPNVTLQPGLFRVLGAGEAYTTSKPTTITSLLATHPEVFAEGGQRVQGGQRRQGMAGEAGLDMVPQREFEIGMSRKMPVHPLASHPVFLKGLVRLQASVRRWLTARLLRTRLVQEQVATLAEIAKLARQFHRDIVADNLHRGDVELHKALYKQEGLARERIWRIFIGLSVQEKMSLLRHDRKLTLAGVEQRPTPAPVTAPTPATAPAALHHHPHHHHANRSVSGKRPSPAPPPAPHKKQGGLEL
- the LOC123502291 gene encoding polycystic kidney disease protein 1-like 3 isoform X1 — encoded protein: MLGVEGGGGGGGGGGGSTQRSASCDSWMDMSSLIEIDQALLLSSSPDIATDIILGKRDPASVLPRPVTASPAPAPPSDPQDPQEPQSTSVSLSFPSVSDGAEELLESEEGAGSLPSEVESSDNVDDTPRSKGRTGAGQRGYRGGVFEAPQRDSGRSSSHSDYLDDYLEQLTRRCSSGLLGLEATAALRPAPPQQMHSSLPNPVPAPLPAPSAPPEPRHGQEEHRSASVASERREKRGGTGRARRWSAGQPLDPSRSVGSKVPGHPAGPDDPADLTPASPAPSTPPPPSPPSSSSSSSSFPSHQEYLDSYLGHLTDDAWLQFPSRLSSRRLIYLSSSDYFASVRKLSTSPSSSSASCPSTSHNGTGSGQDGAQSTDAPSHTPVLPRDAPVEPQSAPVTPSDKAKISSDEGIELMSSPVTPRSPTGKSEVPQSPPVPQDEPEGVPVPQFIVGGPVGRGTAGADEGAESSSEDSSETEPSTIVYNDDFIGEVRPAAPAQTAPPDAPRVLEEPPHTSHARN